In the Kribbella sp. NBC_00482 genome, one interval contains:
- a CDS encoding NADH-quinone oxidoreductase subunit N, protein MTLTWTDWQAIAVPLVLAIGAVAVLLIDSFWKSASAELRHTVVTLLTSVVILFGLVFVWAHRDDFKPAFCRTAVEGPAQCSLVFEPLTAGLWAVLLIGGLGVVGLSAYRLLAADIPIGEYHFLLLSALTGATVLAGARDLATLVIALEVVSLPSFAMVALRRDRRGSEGAMKAFLVSVLSTAVMLFGVSYLYGVTGSLYLSTIANRLTGLDPDLARVAFAAGLFVIVGFAFKIAAVPFHAWLPDTYVGAPIEVTTFLAVVSKSAGVAGLLVLVTSGIAPTGSQLRTAIAILAAVTMTVGNLAALRQVEAVRLLAWSSIGQVGFLLAPLAAADAQAVVGYLAAYVVVTLGAFGAVAVVQRHRPGGLLTDYRGMVRSEPGLAAALIFFLVVLAGLPPGLAGLFTKFAAFQAVIDAHLGWLAIVMALNVMIGLAVYLRWVAELFRLPADDPFSVDIETPAVTMISLCTAVAAVLSVLPSIMFALAT, encoded by the coding sequence ATGACCCTGACGTGGACGGATTGGCAGGCGATCGCCGTACCGCTGGTGCTGGCGATCGGCGCGGTCGCCGTACTGCTGATCGACAGCTTCTGGAAGAGTGCCTCGGCCGAGCTCCGGCACACCGTGGTCACGTTGCTGACCAGCGTGGTGATCCTGTTCGGGCTCGTGTTCGTGTGGGCGCATCGGGACGACTTCAAGCCCGCGTTCTGCCGGACCGCGGTCGAAGGGCCGGCGCAGTGCAGCCTGGTCTTCGAACCGTTGACGGCCGGGTTGTGGGCGGTGCTGCTGATCGGCGGGCTCGGCGTCGTCGGACTGTCGGCGTACCGCTTGCTGGCCGCGGACATACCGATCGGGGAGTACCACTTCCTGCTGCTGAGCGCACTGACCGGGGCGACGGTGCTGGCGGGTGCGCGGGATCTGGCGACGCTGGTGATCGCGCTCGAGGTGGTGTCGCTGCCGAGCTTCGCGATGGTCGCGCTGCGGCGGGATCGGCGTGGCTCCGAGGGCGCGATGAAGGCGTTCCTGGTGTCGGTGCTGTCGACGGCCGTGATGCTGTTCGGGGTTTCCTACCTGTACGGCGTGACCGGGTCGCTGTACCTGTCCACGATCGCGAACCGGCTGACCGGGCTGGATCCGGATCTCGCCCGGGTGGCGTTCGCGGCCGGGCTGTTCGTGATCGTCGGCTTCGCGTTCAAGATCGCGGCGGTGCCGTTCCACGCGTGGTTGCCGGACACGTACGTCGGCGCGCCGATCGAGGTGACCACGTTCCTCGCGGTCGTGTCGAAGTCCGCTGGTGTGGCCGGGCTGCTCGTGCTGGTGACGTCCGGGATCGCGCCGACCGGATCACAGCTGCGTACGGCGATTGCGATTCTTGCGGCCGTGACGATGACGGTCGGAAACCTCGCCGCACTGCGTCAGGTCGAGGCGGTCCGGCTGCTCGCGTGGTCGTCGATCGGGCAGGTCGGGTTCCTGCTCGCACCGCTGGCCGCCGCGGACGCGCAGGCGGTCGTCGGGTACCTGGCGGCGTACGTCGTGGTCACGCTCGGCGCCTTCGGGGCGGTCGCCGTCGTACAGCGTCACCGCCCTGGTGGTCTGCTGACCGACTACCGCGGAATGGTCCGCTCCGAACCCGGTCTGGCCGCGGCACTCATCTTCTTCCTGGTGGTCCTGGCCGGCCTGCCGCCGGGTCTGGCGGGCCTGTTCACCAAGTTCGCCGCCTTCCAGGCCGTCATCGACGCGCACCTCGGCTGGCTCGCGATAGTCATGGCGCTCAACGTCATGATCGGCCTGGCCGTCTACCTGCGCTGGGTCGCGGAGCTGTTCCGCCTGCCCGCCGACGACCCGTTCTCGGTGGACATCGAGACCCCTGCCGTCACGATGATCTCCCTCTGCACCGCGGTGGCCGCCGTACTCTCGGTCCTCCCGAGCATCATGTTCGCGCTCGCGACCTGA
- a CDS encoding complex I subunit 4 family protein, producing the protein MNAVLLAILVLPLLAAGALWSIPAAIGDRLAAAYGSVISGLVLIGSVLLWPQNGGWFAYGPQDAPATEIDAAWIPSLGVRFHIGVDSISVPLIVLTALLTFLCCLYSLKITPRIGRTRSLIALLLVIEAGVIGTFSALDLVLFFVCFEIVLIPMWLVIDIWGDHHDRAGRKRAANTFVLMTVFGSALMLLGFLLVQRVSGTFDIVELTSSPVAGGHGIPLVAALLIAVGLAVKVPLWPLHIWLPDAHAKAPTVGSVLLAGVLLKLGTYGMIRILVPVLPDATSTIAPYLGAFSTVAIIAGSLACLAQTDVKRLIAYSSVGHMGFVGLGISTLSPAGLRGALFANIAHGLITGLLFFLAGAIKDRHDTSDLRTIGRALYARLPRIAALLTFACLASLGLPGLAGFWGEMLVLLGAYHPAPWLPRTTFLVFMVIAGLGTVLTAAYFLRLVRNLCQGDPAENPPAAFAVDLSRIELITWAPLITLTVLLGVWPGLLLQQWGAL; encoded by the coding sequence GTGAACGCTGTCCTGCTGGCGATCCTGGTGTTGCCGCTCCTGGCCGCCGGCGCGCTGTGGTCGATCCCAGCGGCGATCGGGGATCGCCTCGCGGCGGCGTACGGATCGGTGATTTCCGGGCTCGTGCTGATCGGGTCGGTGCTGCTCTGGCCGCAGAACGGCGGCTGGTTCGCGTACGGGCCGCAGGACGCACCCGCGACCGAGATCGACGCCGCATGGATCCCGTCGCTCGGAGTCCGGTTCCACATCGGGGTCGACTCGATCTCGGTGCCGCTGATCGTGCTCACGGCGCTGCTGACCTTCCTGTGCTGCCTGTACTCGCTGAAGATCACGCCGCGGATCGGCCGGACCCGCTCCCTGATCGCGCTGCTCCTGGTCATCGAGGCCGGCGTGATCGGGACGTTCTCGGCGCTCGACCTGGTGCTGTTCTTCGTCTGCTTCGAGATCGTGCTGATCCCGATGTGGCTGGTCATCGACATCTGGGGCGACCACCACGACCGGGCCGGACGGAAACGCGCCGCGAACACTTTCGTACTGATGACCGTGTTCGGTTCCGCACTGATGTTGCTCGGATTTCTGCTGGTGCAGCGGGTGTCAGGGACGTTCGACATCGTCGAGCTGACCAGTTCGCCGGTCGCCGGCGGGCATGGGATCCCGTTGGTCGCGGCGCTGCTGATCGCGGTCGGGCTGGCGGTGAAGGTGCCGCTCTGGCCGCTGCACATCTGGTTGCCGGACGCGCACGCGAAGGCGCCGACGGTGGGCTCGGTGCTGCTGGCCGGCGTGCTGCTGAAGCTCGGGACGTACGGCATGATCCGGATCCTGGTGCCGGTGCTGCCGGACGCGACCTCGACGATCGCGCCGTACCTCGGGGCGTTCTCGACGGTGGCGATCATCGCCGGGTCGCTCGCCTGCCTGGCGCAGACCGACGTGAAGCGGCTGATCGCGTACTCGAGCGTCGGGCACATGGGATTCGTCGGACTCGGGATCTCGACGCTGTCGCCGGCCGGTCTGCGCGGCGCGCTGTTCGCGAACATCGCGCACGGGCTGATCACCGGGCTGCTGTTCTTCCTGGCCGGTGCGATCAAGGACCGCCACGACACCAGCGACCTCCGGACGATCGGGCGGGCGCTGTACGCACGGTTGCCGCGGATCGCCGCGCTGCTGACGTTCGCGTGCCTCGCGTCGCTCGGGCTGCCGGGGCTGGCCGGGTTCTGGGGCGAGATGCTGGTCCTGCTCGGTGCGTACCACCCGGCGCCGTGGTTGCCGCGGACAACGTTCCTGGTGTTCATGGTGATCGCCGGACTCGGAACGGTGCTCACCGCCGCGTATTTCCTGCGGCTGGTCCGCAACCTGTGCCAGGGCGATCCGGCCGAGAACCCGCCGGCCGCGTTCGCGGTCGACCTCAGCCGCATCGAGCTGATCACCTGGGCCCCGCTGATCACGCTGACCGTGCTGCTCGGTGTGTGGCCCGGGCTCCTCCTGCAGCAATGGGGTGCCTTATGA
- a CDS encoding NADH-quinone oxidoreductase subunit 5 family protein has protein sequence MIATVWRVAGVGFSLLILLFAALLSGATPDQYVFLNSPVGDLTIGFAVRTDDLTVLLLAVVGVIATCVQVYSLGYLHQRAASYHALVTLFTAAMVTVVVSDSLFFLLIGWEVMGACSYLLIGHYWERRDARSGAVKAFLMTRFADVGFLFGIFVLGLGAHTFRISEIDPARISPGVLTTGTLLLLVGVVGKSAQVPLQTWLPDAMPGPSPVSALIHAATMVAAGVFLIARMYNVFSASTTTLTVLAIVACVTMLFAALCASAAVEVKRVLAWSTVSQLAIMFSALSLGTADGRHAALFHLVTHAAFKGLLFLCAGVLLHQVGSAALVVLRRYTRRGKLRKALQVTFLTMTVGLAALAGVPGFAGFFSKDTVIEAAWEKAHDGSVVGWVVLVSVCLTAALTAFYCVRLWLWTFFRTPALAGGIGAFEDGDAAADLDEPDSSKLRDAPWVMLAPLVLLAVAAIALGYADGVHLNWVIGLISTALVLLGALPAYSLWRRGADPRPVLVEREFGVDPAYHGLVVVPVRWLAKLTVAGDRDVVGAYVRAIGRTGTLASQGLRRLQTGNVQTYLTAAVIGVVALALLAGVIGS, from the coding sequence GTGATCGCCACCGTCTGGCGGGTGGCCGGCGTCGGCTTCTCGCTGCTGATCCTCCTGTTCGCCGCGCTCCTGTCCGGCGCCACCCCAGACCAGTACGTGTTCCTGAACTCCCCGGTCGGCGATCTCACGATCGGCTTCGCGGTCCGCACCGACGACCTGACCGTTCTGCTGCTCGCGGTCGTCGGCGTGATCGCGACATGTGTCCAGGTCTACTCACTCGGGTACCTGCACCAGCGCGCCGCGTCGTACCACGCGCTCGTCACCTTGTTCACCGCGGCGATGGTGACCGTGGTGGTCTCGGACAGCCTGTTCTTCCTGCTGATCGGCTGGGAAGTGATGGGCGCCTGCTCGTATCTGCTGATCGGCCACTACTGGGAACGCCGCGACGCCCGGTCGGGCGCGGTCAAGGCGTTCCTGATGACGCGGTTCGCCGATGTCGGATTCCTGTTCGGAATCTTCGTGCTCGGCCTGGGAGCGCACACTTTCCGGATTTCCGAAATCGATCCGGCTCGGATTTCCCCCGGCGTGCTCACGACGGGGACGCTGCTGCTCCTCGTCGGGGTCGTCGGGAAGTCGGCGCAGGTCCCGCTGCAGACCTGGCTTCCGGACGCGATGCCGGGCCCGAGCCCGGTCAGCGCCCTGATCCACGCGGCCACCATGGTTGCCGCCGGCGTCTTCCTGATCGCCCGGATGTACAACGTCTTCTCGGCCTCGACGACGACGCTGACGGTGCTGGCGATCGTCGCCTGCGTGACGATGCTGTTCGCCGCTCTCTGCGCGTCCGCGGCGGTCGAGGTGAAGCGGGTCCTCGCCTGGTCGACGGTCAGCCAGCTCGCGATCATGTTCTCCGCGTTGTCCCTCGGTACGGCGGACGGCCGGCATGCTGCGCTCTTCCACCTCGTCACACATGCCGCGTTCAAGGGCCTGCTGTTCCTCTGCGCCGGCGTGCTCCTGCACCAGGTCGGCAGCGCGGCCCTCGTCGTCCTGCGCCGGTACACGCGCCGCGGAAAGTTGCGGAAAGCGCTGCAGGTCACGTTCCTGACGATGACGGTCGGGCTCGCGGCGCTGGCCGGCGTACCCGGGTTCGCCGGGTTCTTCTCCAAGGACACGGTGATCGAAGCGGCCTGGGAGAAGGCGCACGACGGGTCGGTCGTCGGCTGGGTGGTGCTGGTCTCGGTCTGCCTGACGGCGGCGTTGACCGCGTTCTACTGCGTGCGGTTGTGGCTGTGGACCTTCTTCCGTACGCCGGCACTCGCCGGCGGCATCGGTGCGTTCGAGGACGGCGACGCCGCGGCCGATCTCGACGAGCCCGACAGCTCAAAGCTCCGCGACGCACCCTGGGTGATGCTGGCGCCGCTCGTCCTGCTCGCGGTCGCCGCGATCGCGCTCGGGTACGCCGACGGCGTGCATCTCAACTGGGTGATCGGGCTGATCTCGACCGCGCTCGTGCTGCTCGGCGCGCTCCCGGCGTACTCGCTGTGGCGGCGCGGGGCGGATCCGCGGCCGGTCCTGGTGGAGCGTGAGTTCGGCGTCGACCCGGCGTACCACGGTCTGGTCGTCGTCCCTGTGCGGTGGCTGGCGAAGCTGACCGTGGCGGGGGATCGCGATGTCGTCGGGGCTTATGTGCGCGCGATCGGCCGGACGGGGACGCTGGCGTCGCAAGGGCTGCGGCGGCTGCAGACCGGGAACGTGCAGACCTATCTCACCGCGGCCGTCATCGGCGTCGTCGCGCTGGCCCTGCTGGCGGGGGTGATCGGCTCGTGA
- the nuoK gene encoding NADH-quinone oxidoreductase subunit NuoK → MPLVLPLLLAVVLFCIGVYGVLARRNVITMLMSFELMLNAVNLNLVAFDAWRVDEATGQTLAIFVITLAAAEIGLGLAIVLLLFRGHGHVDADAARDLLEREEAS, encoded by the coding sequence ATGCCGTTGGTCCTCCCGCTGCTGCTGGCCGTCGTCCTGTTCTGCATCGGCGTGTACGGCGTTCTCGCGCGCCGGAACGTGATCACGATGCTGATGTCGTTCGAGCTGATGCTGAACGCCGTGAACCTGAACCTGGTCGCCTTCGACGCCTGGCGGGTGGACGAAGCCACCGGGCAGACGCTCGCGATCTTCGTGATCACGCTGGCCGCGGCGGAGATCGGACTCGGCCTGGCGATCGTCCTGCTGCTGTTCCGCGGTCACGGCCATGTCGACGCCGATGCGGCCCGCGACCTACTCGAGCGCGAGGAGGCGTCGTGA